The genomic window ACGACTACGGCTACGGTGGACGCCTGACCGACATCGAACGTGTCGGACGAGATACCTGGTACTTCTGGACCGGTGGCAATCAGAAGTTCTGGTCACGTATGGCAGAGCTTACCGATGGCAACGTCGATCTGCTCGAGTACATCGACTCCCGTCGCCATGGGCGTCGCTTTCGTGACCTTGGCGCCGTCACCCAGCCCGGCTGTGAAGCGGCGACAGGGCCCGATGAGTACGGGCTGTGGCTCGATACCTGTCGGCCCGACGACCTGCCTCCCGAGTTCGGACAGCCCGCCGGAATCGTCGGACTCCGACGGTTCTCGAATCCGACCTTCGATCCAGCCGGGTGGAACGCCGAGACATATCGGTCGCATCCGAAGGGTATGCAGCCGCCCTACCTCATCGGTATGGCGTGCGGGTTCTGTCATGTCGGCTTCAACCCGCTGTCGCCGCCCGTGGATCCCGAGAAGCCCAAGTGGAGCGAGCTCGCAGGCGCGATCGGGAACCAGTACTGGGAGGAAGGCCGCCTCTTCAACCTGAAGATGACGCCACGCGACTTCAGGTGGCATCTCGGCAATCGACAGCCGCCGGGGACGTCGGACACGTCGCGCTTCGCGACGGATCACAATCACAACCCGAGCAACATCAACTCCATCTTCCTGCTGGCCAGTCGGCCGACGGCGATGGAGCAGATGCCTGACGGCAGCGAACGTGCCGTGCACCACATCCTCAAGGATGGTGCCGACTCGGTGGGCGTGGCCGGAGCATCGCTGCGCGTGTACGTGAACATCGGCATGTGCTCGGACCTGTGGCTGTCGCTGATCGATCCGGTGGCCGGACTCTCGCCGCAGAAGCCGTTCCGCATGGCTCAGGCGCGCGAGACGTGCCAGGGCTGGCGCGACACGGAAGCGCGCATGGAGGCGGCGGAGGCATTTCTGAAGACGGTCAAGCCGATGCACCTGGCCGATGCGCCAGGCGGCGCGCGCTACCTCACCGAGTCACCGGACGAGGTGGCGCGCGGCGCACGAGTGTTCGCGCGCGAGTGCGCGCGCTGCCACTCCAGCAAACAGCCGCCGGTGCCGATCGCGGACGCCGCCGCACGCATCGCGTGGTTCGAGGACGCGGTGCGCTCGCCCGACTTCCTGACCGACAACTTCCTTTCCGACGATCGGCGCTATCCGGTGAAGGAGATCGGCACGAACGTCGCGCGCGCGATCGCGACCAACGCGCAGCGCGGCAACGTGTGGGAGGAGTTCTCGTCGGAGACGTACAAGCGACTGCCTGCGGCCGGCGCGATCACCGGCCTCTACAACCCCCAGAAGCCGGACAAGCCGCTGTCGTTCACCGTGGCGCGCGGCGGGTACTACAGGACACCGTCGCTCGTGTCGATGTGGGCCACCGCACCCTACCTGCACAACAACGCGCTCGGCACGTATGTGAAGGACCCGTCCGTGAGCGGCAGGATGACGGCGTTCACCGACGGCGTGCAGAAGCTGCTCTGGCCCGAGAAGCGTCTCGGCGCGCAGTCGATCATCGTCACCAGCCTGCCGAGCGAGCTGGCCGTGACGGGGCGCGACAGACCCGTGCAGATCCCCGCAGGCACGCCCGTCGATCTCATCGCCCGCGTCGACCCCACTCGACTGCCCGCGCTCGTGCGCAATCGCGTCGTGTTGAACCTGTTGTCCGACGATGCGTTGTTCAGGGGCTTCCTGCGCAACAACGTGGCGCCCGACTTCGTGCTCGATCGCGGGCACGTGTTCGGCGCCGAGGCGAGCGACGCAGACAAGCGCGCGTTGATCGCGTACCTGAAGCGGATGTAGCCATGGCCGATCCCATCTTCGAACCCCTGGCGTTCCGATGCCTCACGGTGAAGAACCGGATCTTCCGATCCAACGTGTCCGGACGCTTCGACAACTACGACGGCAGCGGCAACCAGGCACGCATCAACTGGGAGACGAAGTTCGCGGCCGGCGGAGTCGGCGCGATCGTGTCGTCGTTCGTGCCCGTGACGATCCGCGGTCGCATCGTCCCCAACTACGCGACGATCGATCGCGACGAGCGCATCCCGTTCTGGAAGGCCGTCGGACGCGCGGTGCACGAACACGACTGCCGGTTCATCATGCAGTTGTCGCACGCGGGCCGGCAGCGCGACATCCCCGGCATCGAGTACGAGCAGGCGTGGAGTTGCACCGATCGAGACGAACCGCTGCACGGCTTTCCGTGCGTGGCCATGACGCAGCCGCAGATCGGCGAAACGGTGGCGGCGTTCGCGGCAGGCGCGCGACGCGCGCGTGCCGCCGGCCTCGACGGCGTGGAACTGCACGCCGCCAACGGGTACCTCTTCACGCAGTTCCTGAGCTCGGCGATCAACGATCGACGGGACGACTACGGCGGACCACTCCCGCAACGCGCGCGCGTCCTGCTCGAAGTGGTCGCGGCGATTCGCGCAGAAGTGGGGACCGACTTCCACCTGCAGGTGAAGATCAGCGCCGAAGACTACAACGACGCGCTCGACAGGCACGAGAAGCCGGGCAACACGCTGGACGACACGGTGCAGGTGTGCAAGTGGCTCGACGAGGCGGGCGTCGACGCGATCCACGTGTCGTCGGGCAGCTACTTCCCGCACCCGCGCAATCCTCCCGGCTCGTTCCCCGTGAGCGAGCTCGTGAAGACGTACGACCAGCTGCTCTCCAGCGGGAGCCGCGCATTCAGGAACTACCTGCTCTTCCGGTTCGATCCCACGCAGCGCCTTTTCGAGCGCCGCTGGGAGGAGGCGCAAGGCGATCGCATCGAGGGCATCAACCTGCCGGCCGCGCGCGCGATCAAGGAGGCCGTCGGCGTGCCGGTCCTCTGCACGGGCGGATTCCAGAACGCCGAAGTGATCCGTGAAGCGATCCGTCAGGGCTTCTGCGACGCCGTCACGATGGCGCGGCCGCTCATCGCCAACAACGACCTCGTGAAGCAGTTCGCGGCCGGGATGGGCCGGCCCGCGCGCCCGTGTACGTACTGCAACAAGTGTCTCGTCCACGCCGTGGAGAACCCGCTCGGGTGCTACGACGTCACGCGCTTCGACTCGTACGACGCGATGGTGGCGGAGATCATGAGCGTCTTCGAACCGGCACCGTTCGCGTGACGGAGTGATGTCGTGACGTCCGCTCACCGGAACCCGGATGGCGCCCAGGGCCGCGCAGGTACGCTCCTCGCGCTGCTCCTGCTCGCGACGTCGGTCGGCCTGCGCGCCTCGAATCCGGCGCGCAACGACGGCCCCTCGTTCACCGACATCGTCGAGCACTTCAAATACGGATCGATCGGCGCGGAAGAGAACTCGGGGATCCCGTACTGGATCTGGAAGGTGCTGCCCGACGTCTGCGAGTCGGCGCTGCCGGCGCGGGCAGGCTCGGGCTACGAACGCATCGGCTTCCTCTCCGATGGCGCGGCACACGGACGTCCGATCGGCACGTCGTTCAGGCCGGGCAACGGCGATCGCGTCGGTCTCAACTGCGCGACGTGCCACGTGGGCACGCTGCGCGAATCGCCCGATGCGGCGCGGCAGGTGATCGTCGGCATGCCCGCCAACCAGATGGATCTGCAGGGCTACGGCCGCTTCCTCACCGCGTGCGCGAAGTCACCCGCGTTCGAGACCGGCCGTCTCATCGACGCCATCCGCAAGGCCAACCCCGAGTTCGGCTTCTTCTCGCGCCTCGCGTACCGGCTGTTCATCGTGCGCGCCGCGCGCAACGGGATCCTCGATCGCGCGAAGCAGAACGCGTGGTTCGACGACAGGCCCGCGTTCGGTCCCGGACGCGTGGACACGTTCAATCCGTACAAGGTGCTGCTCGGCGTGCCGATGGACACCACCGTCGGCACCGTCGACCTGCCGTCGATCTGGCAGCAGCGGCCGCGTGAAGGGCTGTGGCTCCACTGGGATGGCAACAACGACCGCGTCGAGGAGCGCAACAAGAGCGCGGCGATCGGCGCGGGCGCCACTCCGAAGTCGCTCGACCTGCCGTCGATGGCGCGCATCGAGCGCTGGCTGCTCGACTTCCCGCCGCCTGCGTATCCCGCAGC from Acidobacteriota bacterium includes these protein-coding regions:
- a CDS encoding NADH:flavin oxidoreductase, whose product is MADPIFEPLAFRCLTVKNRIFRSNVSGRFDNYDGSGNQARINWETKFAAGGVGAIVSSFVPVTIRGRIVPNYATIDRDERIPFWKAVGRAVHEHDCRFIMQLSHAGRQRDIPGIEYEQAWSCTDRDEPLHGFPCVAMTQPQIGETVAAFAAGARRARAAGLDGVELHAANGYLFTQFLSSAINDRRDDYGGPLPQRARVLLEVVAAIRAEVGTDFHLQVKISAEDYNDALDRHEKPGNTLDDTVQVCKWLDEAGVDAIHVSSGSYFPHPRNPPGSFPVSELVKTYDQLLSSGSRAFRNYLLFRFDPTQRLFERRWEEAQGDRIEGINLPAARAIKEAVGVPVLCTGGFQNAEVIREAIRQGFCDAVTMARPLIANNDLVKQFAAGMGRPARPCTYCNKCLVHAVENPLGCYDVTRFDSYDAMVAEIMSVFEPAPFA
- a CDS encoding cytochrome c, with amino-acid sequence MTSAHRNPDGAQGRAGTLLALLLLATSVGLRASNPARNDGPSFTDIVEHFKYGSIGAEENSGIPYWIWKVLPDVCESALPARAGSGYERIGFLSDGAAHGRPIGTSFRPGNGDRVGLNCATCHVGTLRESPDAARQVIVGMPANQMDLQGYGRFLTACAKSPAFETGRLIDAIRKANPEFGFFSRLAYRLFIVRAARNGILDRAKQNAWFDDRPAFGPGRVDTFNPYKVLLGVPMDTTVGTVDLPSIWQQRPREGLWLHWDGNNDRVEERNKSAAIGAGATPKSLDLPSMARIERWLLDFPPPAYPAARIDQSRAGAGRAVYATACASCHDFGESAVGQVTPIDAIGTDRERLDSFTPALAAAMNTIGKGHPWKFSHFRKTGGYANMPLDGVWLRAPYLHNGSVPDLRSLLFPEERPATFYRAYDVYDWERVGFVSTGPDAEREGVRFDTSLRGNANTGHTYGTSLPTADKLALLEYLKTM